The Patagioenas fasciata isolate bPatFas1 chromosome 3, bPatFas1.hap1, whole genome shotgun sequence genome contains a region encoding:
- the H3-3A gene encoding histone H3.3, with translation MARTKQTARKSTGGKAPRKQLATKAARKSAPSTGGVKKPHRYRPGTVALREIRRYQKSTELLIRKLPFQRLVREIAQDFKTDLRFQSAAIGALQEASEAYLVGLFEDTNLCAIHAKRVTIMPKDIQLARRIRGERA, from the exons ATGGCCCGTACCAAGCAGACGGCCCGCAAGTCCACCGGCGGCAAGGCGCCCCGCAAGCAGCTGGCCACCAAAGCCGCCCGCAAGAGCGCGCCCTCTACTGGTGGGGTGAAGAAACCGCACCGCTACAG gcCAGGCACCGTGGCTCTCCGGGAAATCAGGCGCTATCAAAAGTCCACCGAACTTTTGATCCGGAAACTTCCCTTCCAGCGCCTGGTGCGTGAAATTGCTCAGGACTTCAAAACAGACCTGCGCTTCCAGAGCGCTGCCATCGGTGCTTTGCAG GAGGCAAGTGAAGCCTACTTGGTTGGCCTGTTTGAAGATACCAACCTGTGTGCTATCCATGCCAAACGCGTCACAATCATGCCAAAAGATATCCAGCTAGCACGCCGCATACGTGGAGAGCGTGCCTAA
- the SDE2 gene encoding splicing regulator SDE2, whose product MALLVRDPLDSRVRLLPLPSGGDGSVRGLLRDRARALNIPEESLYVKCNGRLVNDEDVLQNGAVYSLEPRLCGGKGGFGSMLRALGAQIEKTTNREACRDLSGRRLRDVNHEKAMAEWVKQQAEREAEKEQRRLERLQRKLAEPKHSFTNPDYLQQCHEMAERLEDSVLKGLQATSSKIVSPESGDSRKRPGESGKNGTKPRKRKCFWLGLEGLDDRDSSDCEDESEDDSPHTSDGSCPSGSKSNENAGNRNECSQSSVDSVEDGPATSANEKPPEQPEGTGRNVQGETHAGGKTEISADENSEVTKPLKEEAQEKSEVTQALKEEEQENVSSKAQETNQLQSTEVEPIDLLAFSSAAEMEALGLDRLKMELMSLGLKCGGTLKERAARLFAVRGLSKDQIDPALFAKPAKGKKK is encoded by the exons ATGGCGCTACTGGTGCGCGACCCGTTGGATTCCCGGGTGCGGCTCTTGCCGCTCCCCTCCGGCGGCGACGGCTCGGTGCGCGGCCTCCTCCGCGATCGCGCCCGGGCTCTG AATATTCCTGAAGAGAGTTTGTACGTGAAATGTAATGGACGACTGGTTAATGATGAAGATGTATTGCAGAATGGAGCTGTTTATAGTCTGGAACCAAGACTTTGTGGTGGAAAAGGAG gGTTTGGCTCTATGCTGCGAGCACTTGGTGCTCAGATCGAAAAGACTACAAACAGAGAGGCTTGCCGAGATCTCAGTGGAAGGAGACTTCGAGATGTCAATCATGAAAAAGC GATGGCTGAATGGGTGAAGCAGCAAGCAGAACGggaagcagaaaaagagcagaggcGCTTGGAAAGGCTGCAGCGGAAACTTGCGGAGCCAAAGCACAGTTTCACAAATCCAGACTACCTGCAGCAGTGTCATGAAATGGCTGAGCGACTAGAAGATTCAGTCCTTAAAG GATTGCAGGCTACTTCAAGCAAAATAGTGTCACCAGAAAGTGGCGATAGTCGGAAGCGTCCAGGTGAATCTGGAAAGAATGGAACGAAACCTCGAAAAAGAAAGTGTTTTTG GCTGGGACTGGAAGGATTGGATGATCGTGACAGTTCTGATTGTGAGGATGAGAGTGAAGATGACTCCCCTCATACATCTGATGGAAGTTGTCCATCAGGCAGTAAATCTAATGAAAATGCTGGAAATCGAAATGAATGCTCACAGAGCTCTGTGGATTCGGTAGAGGATGGTCCAGCTACCAGTGCAAATGAGAAACCACCAGAGCAGCCAGAAGGTACTGGAAGAAATGTGCAAGGAGAAACACATGCAGGTGGGAAAACTGAAATTTCAGCTGATGAAAACAGTGAAGTGACAAAGCCCTTGAAGGAAGAGGCACAAGAAAAGAGTGAGGTAACCCAGGCTCTGAAAGAAGAGGAACAAGAAAATGTTTCTTCTAaagcacaagaaacaaaccagttaCAGAGCACA gAGGTGGAACCAATAGACCTGCTGGcattcagctctgctgctgaaatGGAAGCCCTGGGTTTAGACAGACTGAAGATGGAATTGATGTCATTAGGACTGAAATGTGGAGGAACTTTGAAGGAAAGAGCAGCAAGGCTTTTTGCAGTGAGAGGTCTATCTAAAGACCAGATTGATCCTGCCTTATTTGCTAAGCctgctaaagggaaaaaaaagtga